The segment TCCCTCCTGTCCCCCAGAGACAGTCCCCCTCACGTCCCTGCAGGCGAGCTCTCCACAGACCTGGTGGTCCAGGTGATCGAGAACATGACGGAGACGATCAGACAACACTTCCCCAACATCGCCGTCTACCCCGCGCTGGGAAACCACGACTACTGGCCGCAGGTATCTTTAGCCGCATTTCGACTTCAGGTTTTAGCGCGGCTCGGTTCACCTTTTGCTCGGCTCACTTTAAgctgcatttccattacagtttgtcacgtgggtagtaactatagtaaccgCGCAGTGTAGGCATGTTTTCCTACTGGAACCACTCCGGCCATTGTGTTCCTTGACGGTCTGACTCTTcagcttttttttcttttctctacaCTGGAGGAACGTCTGTACCTCGTACGTTGTTGAAATTAGAAATACTTGCTGACGGTCTGTTTTGAAAATGGTGCTTATGCGACGCTTGGGGACTGTCTCGCGCAATAATTGTGacaattctctctgaccaatcagtggTCTGCAGTGTTTTACGTCACTAGCTAAGCATATTTTCAGCTCGCTTGGAACCAAGACTGAGGTGGTTCTAAAGAAGTACCAGTGAGACGGTATTACCCCTAGTGGAAAAGCATTAAAGAGCGAGCCGAGCCACGCTAAAACCctgtagtggaaatgtgccTATATTCAAGTTTCAAGACATTTTTTGTCATTTTTACATAGGTACAGTGAAGATATGTCGATTAAAatattaggtcacaggctcctccaacagcgcaacacaatacaacagataaaatagtgcaagtaaagtaaatacaaataaaatagaatagtgCAAGGacagtctatatacaagtaattggaatatgatGTATTCGATACATCTAAATCTAAGGTAACTTAGATTTAAGATCTTCTTACGGCACGCAATGTTAAAAAGGAGGATGTGTATATGGATATAGCATCATACAGTATGAGTTTAGCCTAAAGTGTTACCCCGTTATCACTTTTTACTCAGTTCCACCATTATGTTACAGAATTGGAGTGAAGGAGGAAGGCGGAAGGCTTTTCTAATACTCAGTCACTTAATCAATTTGTTTTATGCCTTTTTGTTGTGAAATTAAATGAACATATCTTCAAATTTGAGCATTTTAAGGCATGTAATCTATATCTGAGTGTTCTTTTCGACATCTTATTTCCATCTTATTTAATATTTGCGAATTGATATCAGTCaaaacttaaagtggacctatcatgctatatttgaataatatagtgtaggaccatacctatataaggcaaatttatactttttatttttcaaaataccaaacggatcatgcattttagccattcctCATTTCGCTCAATTTAACACGGTCTTTGCCCGGGCTGATTCTGCGTGAACAGcaccacctacaggcctggcatacgtactacagcgtctccagcgctttcgaacggcaatgtccgtggctgtctcctcctgattggtggagttggcccaatagccgtagcgccacttctgtgacgtcagagaagtgttcaaatctggatcagtctgtatcagatccgttgcagcccctttttaagagatttgggtacggaggaaaagagagggttgtgtttttgacacttggtgagttccctggaacaccggggacacatgttcatgtataaaagacgtacacaagtgcattttgcatgttaggtcccctttaatatctGATTCTTGATTtagaaaatgttaaaaaatattGCATTTTAGGAaagcattatatatatatttattggcataacatataaatataatatcctacttttatatATTGTTTCCTGCCAATTGGTATTTCAACATGTATGTTCTACTTTTTTAATGcggttttatttctatttttagatgtttactttttagaattgtttatttctaccctttttaatttctcttatgtccaatgccttgtcttttatgcaaCGCACATatttcccaaataaagttcatcttatcttaaatGCTGATGCACATGCGGAGTGTCTCGGCAGGTGAAGACATGTAATGATCTGCTGCAAAGCGTGTACATTGACCTCTTTCTGTGCGTGGTGGTTTTAGGACCAGATGCCGACCTCCACTAACGCCGTGTACCGAGCTGCTGCCGAGCTGTGGAGGCCGTGGCTGCAGAATGAAGCTCTGCTCACTCTCTCTCAGGGTGACAGGTCTTctttaatacacacacacacacacacacacacacacacacacacacacacacacacacacacacacacacacacacacacacacacacacacacacacacacacacacaccacacacacacacacacacacacacacacacacacacacacacacacacacacaacatggtTTCAATCCATGTATCTAACCCTCTTTCCCAGAATTCAAAACTCTATTTACTCCAACTATTCCCAAATCTTGTTCGACAGTTTGAAATGGAGATTAAATAATTAAcgtattaaaaagaaaaagaagtttACTAACCCGACATGACACACCCAAAACATAGAAAGGCATAATTTTTAGCGGGTTTTCCTTCGTTAAAAACCTGCACATATGCATATGTAGAGAGATTAAACAATTACATAGACGTTTTAGTTAGCAGTAGTCTGatcctttttatatatctaAATGAAACCATATTATTTTGTAAAGCAAGTTTGAGTTTGCAAACATATAGAAAACATATACAGGTCCAATTTTTAAATGTCCCGCTTTGAAATACCTACTTAACTTTAACCAAATGTAAAGTCTCATCACGCTGTCGATCCGCTCACAAGAACTGTCTTTTGTCAGGTTTTATTTTCTGGGTTTGTCCCCGTCCTTCAGGAGGGTTTTACTCCCAGCTGGTGAAGCCTGGTCTGCGGGTCGTCAGTCTGAACACCATCCTCTACTACGGTCCTAATAAAGTGACGGAAAACATGACGGACCCTGCAGGACAGTTCCAGTGGCTCGAGAAGACTCTGCAGAAAGCTGCTCGGAGTCTGGAGAAGGTttgatgtctgtctgtctttacaTCTTGAACCCTGTGTCCACTTTAAAGGGCTCCTATTATACtgtccaaacaccaaacagatcattgcagcattacccataatcccctctgtttcagccctgtttccaaagtgctgattctctgtctgttacttcagatgaaaataaggagcccctccccacgcccctctgagagagatttggttacaaagaactcaatggagctctagaggaggttcaggtgataaggggggggggggggttaccttgttgctgattggctaatggttactcaagacaacacatcgttatgacatcataaatgtagaagagacatgaagaagaggggacacatgttgatgtagaagagacatggagaagaggggacacatgttgatggagaagagacatggagaagaggggacacatgttgatgtagaagagacatgaagaagaggggacacatgttgatgtagaagagacgtgaagaagaggggacacatgttgatgtagaagagacatgaagaagaggagacacatgttgatgtagaagagacatggagaagaggggacacgtgttgatgtagaagagacatgaagaagaggggacacatgttgatgtagaagagacatgaagaagaggagacacgtgttgatgtagaagagacatggagaagaggggacacgtgttgatgtagaagagacatggagaagaggggacacgtgttgatgtagaagagacatgaagaagaggggacacgtgttgatgtagaagagacatgaagaagaggggacacatgttgatgtagaggagacatgaagaagaggggacacatgttgatgtagaagagacatcacaaagtgcattttgcacgataggtcccctttaagtcttgtgattaaatgtgtgtgtcttctTGTCGCTTCAGGTGTTCATCATCGCTCATGTGCCGGTGGGTTACCTCCCCTCGGCCAGACACACCACGGCGGTGAGAGAGAAACACAACGAGCGGCTGGTCTCCATCTTCAGGAAGCACAGTGATGTCATCGCGGGACATTTCTACGGACACACACACCGGGACAGCATCATGGTGCTGCTGGACCAACAAGGTGAGTCATTGTTTGCAGTTCATTTGTttatttggtttgttattttatCTTTTCTTGAATATCATTTACCtctgttatttatttgtttgtttatttacagTTTATTATGTTAATAATTTAGTGTTTGGGAGAAGGGGTGGGATTAAATAAGTATAAACTTTGTAATTAAGTCGATTATTTGTTTATACATAATTTAGAATCAGTAATATTTTTGTATATCAATTTGACACTGCTTAATTTTGTATTGTATAATAATTCTCatgttacatttttatattattgttttacacatttgaaataaatcaaatcaaatcaaaacatTATCTTGATTTGACTCTGAAGTACCAAAAGTAgggatcgagatcggccgatactcgctctctaccgatcgatcggtgctctctaaacatgccgatcacatgacgtaaaatacatgacacttttctctgtgtgcggcaaaacaagctcgccagaatggcttcaccggtctggcatccttttaaggtgtccgaaaaagacagtaaaatagcggaatgcaacgtgaagcagaaatcctgcagctccgcccgcggtgacggaccggtgagcggagaaacacacaagagttagacctgaCACACTCAGctatttatctacctctggaactaaactagttatacatatatttattcttcactgtcgggtcactcattactagatcagtgagagagagagagagagagagagtgagagagagtgagagagagtgagagtgagagagagtgagagagagagagagagagagagagagagtgagagagagagagagagagagagagtgagagagagagagagagagagagagagagtgagagagagagagatattaaAAGTtgaaattaagttgattgtggaagctccagtgaatgagccccattaactgagttttaaacatcactttaaatggaagatttaaaagtTGATATTTTTGatgaattaaaaaataaaacggtTGCATTTGATTATTAATATTGATAATTGACCTCCACCTAAGCACATTTAGTCGTATATGTTTCAAAAATCTGACTGAAACTACTCGAAACATCGGCTTTTTGCAATAAAAGTCTGCTAAGTGTACATATATTAACTCTTCCAGAATTGTCCAGGCTGTAGAATAGTCACTTGTTCCTGCCGTAAGCATCCAACTGTACGATGCAAGACGAACATATTTAAATTGCTGCCGACTTCTTAAAAGGAAGTCAAAAGGGATCCAGGACACTTCAGTGTTAAAACAGCTGAATCCTGTGATGCGTGTTTTCTCGCCCTGCAGGTAAACCGGTGAATTCTCTGTTTGTCTCTCCGGCCGTCACGCCAATCAAAAGTCTTTTGCAGCCGTACTCCAACAACCCAGCTCTCCGCATGTACCTGTACGACACCGAGGACTTCTCCATGCAGGTGAGGAGCTCCGGGGTACAGGGGTTCAGGTCCAACCAAAGATGTCTGAACTGCAACATGCACTCTTAACTCTTTACTCAACCTGCAATACACTAACAGAAAACAACACAAAAGCCATAGGTAACTATTGTTGGTTGCTTTTCCCATGTTAAAAAACCTGCTTTTTTGTTGGAAAAAAGGTTACACTAATTAAACAATACAGTAACACTTTGGTAAAGGGCTTTAGAGTTATCCTTTATTCTTTTATAACGCAATGAAACCTTGTTTGACCTTATTCTAAAAAGAAATTCTGAGTTCACAAACAATATTCAGGTCCAAATTCAAATGTCCTTCTTTGAAATACTTACTTAACTAACCAAAGAGAAAAGTCTCTTTGATGATTCACCACGCTGTCAATCAGCTCACAataactgttgttgttgttcaaaatgtctctttctccccctctcccttCTTTCGGCTCTTTTCTCCCTGTGAAGGACATCTGGCAGTACTTTCTGAATCTGACGGAGGCCAACGAGAGACAAAGTGCTGCGTGGAGGCGGGAGTACGTCCTGAGGGAGGCGTTCGGATTGGCCGACCTGAAGCCGCTCAGCCTTCTGAAGCTGGGTCTGAGCTTCGTGGAGCAGAGCACAGCCTTCGATTCGTACTTCAAACACTACATGGTGGACTACGACAGCAGCGTCACCTGCGGGGGGGCGTGTAAGACCAGCCAGGTGTGTGCCATGCTCTACCTGGACCAGCTGGCATACTCCAGATGTGTGGagaagggaggaagaggagggattCATCTCAGGGGCcactttttaaatatttctcaTGAGAAGGGCCTTCGGGTATCAAAGCTATCCAGATTATAAACTGCCCGATTACACGACTAATAAGGTATTTAATACAGAGAACATTAAGACATATATTGATTTAGATGTGTGGAGAAAGGAGACATTTAGAGGTACATTTTgttaaaagaaaacaaatatatattgttaataatttagtttttgggagaaggggtgggattaaataagtgtaaacttcttcccacCCCTTTTCGGATGTGTAATTAGGTAGTTCATTTGTTTATATATCATTTGCTTCTGCTTAAGTTTGTACAATATCATCATTCTcatgtttcatttcattattattttgttttacgcatttgaaataaatcaaatcaaaagggAGGATGGTAGCAGGGAGGAAGATCTAAGGGGAGGGATTCAACACAGGGGCcacttttttatatttgttactCTGCAGGAATCAAGAAAAGGGCCTTAAACTGGCTTCGCTGTTACCAAAAAAATGTCATACctgtagcagtagcagtagtagcagtagcacagggatgcaaacttgtcacctttcggcgaaattctctgtttggaatccaaaataggtcgtgtGTGTGactcatgtagatctgcaataaaaatgtttttggggtatggggggggggggtctgagaccggagtaatctgcggccgcgaagatggtctagcttcagcagctacattacctacgggtgcgttcgttaatattaccggtgtggtccggagtcactgtggcacagactgcaccgctggtgaacagctgttagaacgggccgttcaggtgttcagagcagagctccctgtcggagcgcagagcgtgatgtgaactgaaaagtgtttctgtcgcaatattatcgttgagcaaactaactagcatacattctcactatctgctaacgttagctttagccttcgttttctaatagggGAGAAGGGGTTAAGTTGAGCCAGTGGGTAAGTTGAACCACCCCCTGTAACCAGGCAACGCCTTATAGTTGTAATCAAGTTATGCAAGCTCCACCCAGTTCTCCTTGCCTGTGAAAGAGAGATGCTCATTGTGGTCTGGTaagtaaacatttttacaaaaaagtgtTTTGCTTGTCAAGTACATTTTCTAGATGTCAGCTATATCGGCTGTCATGTCAAATAAAAAGTATCCAGGTTTAAACACACTGTATATGTTGATGTGTTGGCAGCGTATTAAACCATGTGAATCATTAAGCTAAAGATTCTAAAATGGTGGCTATGGGGTAAAGTAAACCATGGGCCTTGGGGTAAGTTGAGTTGAGGTAAGTTGAGCCAGtggagaaatgaatgaaagtaAGCCAAGTTGAAAATAAGAGCTCATTGTAGGCTACGTTTAAAGTTGAATTTACCCTGTGTTTGATTGGTAAGATGTATGAAATGGTATCACCATTTTTATGATTGCTTTTccttttaacatgttaaaaaaaatcaatcaattcaatcgaaatgtatattaaaaatatttgaaaaactaaGCTTGTATTTGGTTTGTTGTTTATAGTTACCTTCAAGATTTGTtgtaggtatgcccaggtttgaacaggtatgcccaggtttgaacagTAGTTCAATTTACCCCCTGACCTGGATCAACGTACCCCTACACTGGGGCAAGTTGAGCcacaatactttttttttaaagaagtaaTATTTTCACTGCCCTTGATCAAATATGAATTATTATCATTGCATTGATAGGAGACATCCTGAACTATTGGTGTGCGTTTTCATTTTTACTGTGTGTCATTTCTCCTTGCTTAGAGGACAGCATGACTAACAaatggctcaacttaccccactctcccctagttgttttcataggctataaacagaggtggtataagtatagatcttgttcttgagtaaaagtagaagtactcagatcttgtacttgattaaaagtagaagtactcagatcttgtactttagtaaaagtagaagtactcaaatattgtacttgagtaaaagttaaAGTACTCAggtttgagtcaaagtagaagtaccagagtgtaggaacaatcctgcaatcaaaatgttcctcaaataaaagtacaaaagtattatcatcaaaatatagttaaaagtagcgacagtaaaagtagaagtactcagatcttgtacttgagtaaaagtagaagtactcaggtcttgtacttgagtaaaagtagaagtactcagaatcagatcttgtgcttgagtaaaagtagaagtaccagagtgtaggaatactctgttacagtaaaagtcctgcattcaaaatgttcctcaagtaaaagtagaaaagtattctcatcaaactatagtgaaagtagcgacagtaaaagtagtcgtcgttccgattggtccatttcagaataatatatatgatatgttttataatgattgatcatgaaagtgttgtcaaagctggtgaaggtgaagctagtttgaatggcttggtagactgcagggtagctggtggatttattccaggtggaactaaagtctgatttaacacttggttatatttcacatcattcatccagatctgtagagtaactaaaggtattaaatacatgtagtggagtaaaagtacaccatttacctctgaactgtagtggagaagaagaacaaagtagcaaaacattgaaatacttaaataaagtacaagtatctcaaaattgtacccacgtatagtagttgttgagtttatgaacttagttacaccagtggctatacagatagaaagactcagccttgcacagaggcatgaaaatacattttcaaaatgatcaacagtgctgccaaaattataaactgactgctacacaattaaaataaatgcttttatatatttctattagatgtgactatttggcatttctgttattaactgctgctttagttgttctgactgcgaCAATCCTctgttcctcattttaaagccgatattccgtggggtcggggggctcggatgcttgtcacctttttcatacctgatgagtttgcatccctggtagtagtagtagccgTAGTAGTAGCAGCTgcagcagtagtagcagcagcagtagcggTAGtcgtagcagcagcagtagcagcagtagtagcagcagcagcagtagcagtagtcgtagcagcagtagcagtagtagcagcagtagtcgtagcagcagcagcagtagtcgtagtagtagtagcagcagcagcagtagcagcagcagtagtagcagtagcagcagtagtagtagtagtagcagccgaagtagtagtagtagcagccgaagtagtagcagtagtagcagtagtagtcgTAGCAGCAGTTgcagcagtagtagcagcagtagtagcagtagtcgtagcagcagtagtagtagtagtagcagccgaagtagtagcagtagcagcagcagtagtcgtagcagcagcagcagcagtagtcgtagtagtagcagcagtagtcgtagcagcagcagcagcagtagtcgtagcagtagtagcagtagcagcagcagtagcagcagtagcagcagtagtcgtagtagtagtagtagcagccgaagtagtagcagtagcagcagtagtcgtagcagcagcagcagtagtcgtagcagcagtagtagcagtagtcgtagtagtagtagcagccgaagtagtagcagtagtaggcgtagcagtagtagcagcagtagtagcagtagtcgTAGCAGCAGTAgtcgtagtagtagtagtagcagccgaagtagtagcagtagcagcagtcgCAGCAGTAGtcgtagcagcagtagtagcagcagcagtagcagtagtcgtagcagcagtagtagcagctgcagtagtagcagcagcagtagccgtagtagtagtagcagtagccgTAGCAGCAGTAGtcgtagcagcagcagtagtagtagtagcagcagtagtcgtagtagtagtagcagtagcagtagtagcagtagcagcagtagtagcagcagtagtagcagtagtagcagtagcagcagtagcagcagtagaCGTAGCAGCAGTAgtcgtagtagtagtagtagcagccgaagtagtagcagtagtagcagtagtagtagtagcagctgcagcagtagtcgtagcagcagtagtaatagcagcagtagtagtagcagcagcagtagtcgcagtagcagtagtagtagcagcagcagtagcagcagtagcagtagtagcagcagtagtaatagtagtagtagcagcagcagtagccgtagtagcagtagtagcagcagtagtaatagtagtagtagcagcagcagtagtcgtagcagtagtagtaatagtagcag is part of the Pseudochaenichthys georgianus chromosome 24, fPseGeo1.2, whole genome shotgun sequence genome and harbors:
- the smpdl3a gene encoding cyclic GMP-AMP phosphodiesterase SMPDL3A isoform X1, encoding MNMGLLSCVVPLLLCGAAPLEAAPAKSSYLPGTGRFWHITDLHLDPTYHLTPDPTKVCFSSKGVPATNPGVFGDFLCDSPYRLIQSAFDHMATLTKPDDFIIWTGDSPPHVPAGELSTDLVVQVIENMTETIRQHFPNIAVYPALGNHDYWPQDQMPTSTNAVYRAAAELWRPWLQNEALLTLSQGFIFWVCPRPSGGFYSQLVKPGLRVVSLNTILYYGPNKVTENMTDPAGQFQWLEKTLQKAARSLEKVFIIAHVPVGYLPSARHTTAVREKHNERLVSIFRKHSDVIAGHFYGHTHRDSIMVLLDQQGKPVNSLFVSPAVTPIKSLLQPYSNNPALRMYLYDTEDFSMQDIWQYFLNLTEANERQSAAWRREYVLREAFGLADLKPLSLLKLGLSFVEQSTAFDSYFKHYMVDYDSSVTCGGACKTSQVCAMLYLDQLAYSRCVEKGGRGGIHLRGHFLNISHEKGLRVSKLSRL
- the smpdl3a gene encoding cyclic GMP-AMP phosphodiesterase SMPDL3A isoform X2 yields the protein MNMGLLSCVVPLLLCGAAPLEAAPAKSSYLPGTGRFWHITDLHLDPTYHLTPDPTKVCFSSKGVPATNPGVFGDFLCDSPYRLIQSAFDHMATLTKPDDFIIWTGDSPPHVPAGELSTDLVVQVIENMTETIRQHFPNIAVYPALGNHDYWPQDQMPTSTNAVYRAAAELWRPWLQNEALLTLSQGGFYSQLVKPGLRVVSLNTILYYGPNKVTENMTDPAGQFQWLEKTLQKAARSLEKVFIIAHVPVGYLPSARHTTAVREKHNERLVSIFRKHSDVIAGHFYGHTHRDSIMVLLDQQGKPVNSLFVSPAVTPIKSLLQPYSNNPALRMYLYDTEDFSMQDIWQYFLNLTEANERQSAAWRREYVLREAFGLADLKPLSLLKLGLSFVEQSTAFDSYFKHYMVDYDSSVTCGGACKTSQVCAMLYLDQLAYSRCVEKGGRGGIHLRGHFLNISHEKGLRVSKLSRL